The Candidatus Angelobacter sp. genome includes a window with the following:
- a CDS encoding alpha/beta hydrolase: MRRLRSIGLFALLTASASIGAHAADNFKRIEDVIYGRKFGTALTLDVFQPEKPNGAAVLFMVSGGFFSSHDGISAGFYRALLDRGYTVFAVVHGSQPKFTIPEIEQDIHRAVRFVRHNAATYGVNPDRFGIAGGSAGGHLSLTMGTQGGPGDPNAKDPVDRESSAVQAVACFFPPTDFLNWSKPGDCEVGIGPVGTQFKAAFGPRSETDEGREALGREISPINFVTSHMPPTLVMHGDADKLVPIYQAEIFKKRCEEVHAPFKLIVRSGKDHGWKEMPEDMKIFADWFDEHLRGLKAKE, translated from the coding sequence ATGAGAAGACTTCGATCAATCGGACTGTTCGCCCTGCTGACGGCGAGCGCGTCAATCGGCGCGCACGCCGCGGATAATTTCAAACGCATCGAAGATGTAATTTACGGCCGCAAGTTTGGCACGGCGCTGACGCTGGACGTGTTTCAACCCGAGAAACCGAACGGCGCCGCCGTCCTGTTCATGGTCAGCGGCGGCTTTTTTTCGAGCCACGACGGTATCAGCGCCGGATTCTACCGCGCTTTGCTTGATCGCGGATACACTGTGTTTGCCGTCGTGCATGGATCGCAGCCGAAGTTCACCATCCCGGAAATCGAGCAGGACATCCATCGCGCGGTGCGTTTCGTGCGGCACAATGCGGCAACGTACGGTGTGAATCCCGACAGATTCGGCATCGCCGGCGGCAGCGCCGGAGGACATCTGTCGCTCACCATGGGCACGCAGGGCGGCCCCGGCGATCCCAATGCGAAAGACCCCGTGGATCGCGAGAGCAGCGCCGTGCAGGCGGTCGCATGTTTCTTTCCGCCCACCGACTTTCTCAACTGGTCGAAACCCGGCGATTGTGAAGTAGGCATCGGGCCCGTCGGGACCCAATTCAAGGCGGCGTTCGGCCCGCGCTCGGAAACCGACGAGGGACGAGAAGCGCTGGGCAGGGAAATCTCGCCCATCAACTTCGTGACCTCCCACATGCCTCCGACTCTGGTCATGCATGGTGACGCGGACAAGCTCGTGCCGATTTACCAGGCGGAGATTTTCAAGAAACGGTGCGAGGAGGTCCACGCGCCCTTCAAACTCATCGTGCGGTCGGGCAAGGATCACGGATGGAAGGAAATGCCCGAGGACATGAAGATTTTCGCCGACTGGTTTGACGAACACCTGCGGGGCCTCAAGGCAAAAGAGTGA
- a CDS encoding N-acetylmuramoyl-L-alanine amidase yields the protein MVRVKMDELMTNRFFIWHRAQKAAALMIVTLAAFALSGAAGEKPYIVKRSDTLTDLAHKNGLTVGELAGRNGLARNDKLRVGQRLVIPDPDAAPGDSASSSFLPKELPKIRVEPGKWKYIVIHHSASPNASVKGMDYYHRVERHMENGLAYHFVIGNGRSMKDGEIAIGHRWKAQLDGGHLASAALNKKAIGICLVGNYDEERPSKKQLESLRALVEFLLARCHLGPDAVKTHQQINPIYTRCPGKNFPAKSFLKELREESG from the coding sequence GTGGTACGGGTCAAAATGGACGAACTGATGACGAACCGTTTTTTTATTTGGCACCGGGCGCAGAAGGCGGCGGCCCTGATGATCGTAACGCTGGCGGCGTTTGCGCTTTCCGGAGCTGCCGGCGAAAAGCCGTATATCGTCAAGCGCAGCGACACACTGACCGATCTCGCCCACAAGAACGGCCTGACGGTCGGTGAGCTGGCGGGCCGCAACGGCCTCGCGAGGAACGACAAACTTCGCGTGGGCCAGAGGCTCGTGATACCCGACCCGGACGCGGCACCGGGCGATTCCGCTTCAAGTTCGTTTCTGCCGAAGGAACTGCCCAAAATCCGCGTGGAGCCGGGCAAATGGAAATACATTGTCATCCACCACAGCGCCTCGCCCAACGCGAGCGTCAAAGGCATGGACTACTATCACCGGGTCGAACGACATATGGAGAACGGACTCGCCTATCACTTCGTCATCGGCAACGGACGTTCAATGAAGGACGGGGAGATCGCTATCGGCCATCGCTGGAAGGCGCAGCTCGACGGGGGCCATCTGGCGAGCGCGGCTTTGAACAAAAAAGCGATCGGGATCTGCCTGGTGGGTAATTATGACGAGGAGCGCCCTTCAAAAAAACAGCTGGAGAGCCTTCGCGCGCTGGTGGAGTTCCTGCTCGCCCGTTGTCACCTCGGCCCCGACGCGGTAAAGACGCATCAGCAAATCAATCCCATTTACACGCGCTGTCCGGGCAAAAACTTTCCGGCAAAAAGCTTTCTCAAGGAATTGAGGGAGGAGAGCGGATGA
- a CDS encoding DUF2167 domain-containing protein, producing MPRLKLLALLVFSLCAAISRIHAADDPSDDSSGSLLKRLTWIKGPAKADLKSLAEVQVPEGFVFTGAKGTRQLLEAMGNPTSGSELGFLAPTSLVWFVVFEFADVGYVKDDDKDKLNADKILKSITAGTEQANREREKMGASPLHITGWEIPPRYNEQTHNLEWAIRAESEGKQVINYNTRLLGRKGVMEVNLVIDPEKMSAAMPAYQAVLKDYSYKSGERYAEYRSGDKLAKYGLAALITGGAAAVAIKTGLFTTLLLFFKKAWKLVVLGVAAVIAWFKRLITGGRKTQGTPQ from the coding sequence ATGCCCAGACTCAAACTGCTTGCCCTGCTCGTGTTCAGTTTGTGCGCCGCGATTTCGCGAATCCACGCCGCCGATGATCCTTCGGATGATTCGTCCGGTTCGCTGCTGAAGCGTTTGACCTGGATCAAGGGCCCCGCCAAGGCCGACCTGAAGAGCCTCGCGGAAGTGCAGGTGCCGGAAGGGTTCGTGTTTACGGGCGCGAAAGGTACCCGACAACTGCTCGAGGCCATGGGGAATCCGACGTCCGGTAGTGAGCTTGGTTTCCTGGCGCCAACGTCGCTGGTGTGGTTCGTTGTGTTCGAGTTCGCGGATGTCGGTTACGTCAAAGATGACGACAAGGACAAGCTCAACGCCGACAAGATTCTGAAGTCGATCACCGCTGGAACCGAGCAGGCGAACAGGGAGCGCGAGAAAATGGGCGCCTCGCCGCTGCACATTACGGGATGGGAAATTCCGCCCCGTTACAACGAGCAGACACACAATCTGGAGTGGGCGATTCGCGCCGAGAGCGAGGGCAAGCAGGTCATCAATTACAACACGCGCCTGCTCGGCCGCAAGGGCGTGATGGAGGTCAATCTCGTCATCGACCCTGAAAAGATGAGCGCGGCCATGCCGGCTTATCAAGCGGTGCTCAAGGATTATTCCTACAAATCGGGCGAGCGTTACGCGGAGTATCGCTCGGGAGACAAGCTCGCAAAGTACGGCCTGGCGGCGCTGATTACCGGCGGCGCGGCGGCGGTCGCCATCAAAACAGGACTGTTCACCACTCTGCTTTTGTTCTTCAAAAAAGCCTGGAAACTGGTCGTCCTGGGCGTCGCCGCGGTCATCGCCTGGTTCAAACGATTGATCACCGGCGGGCGGAAAACGCAGGGGACACCGCAATAA